A single window of Solanum dulcamara chromosome 5, daSolDulc1.2, whole genome shotgun sequence DNA harbors:
- the LOC129888740 gene encoding RGG repeats nuclear RNA binding protein A-like isoform X1, which translates to MATVNPFDLLDDDAEDPSLLIAAQQLKPASAPAKKGPVQAQAKPAAKLPSKPVPPSQAVREARSDGQRGGRGGPRGGARGRGRGRGFNQEFAADEDAFGSNNGFSGRYSAPEDGESGKLYERRGGYGGSRGGFRGGRRGGFNNGDATEGEGEHPRRVFDRRSGTGRGNEFIKREGSGRGNWGTTANDIAPETEQPVNDGEKIVEAEKQAGQEDAGDTNKDSTAAEPEEKEPEEKEMTLEEYEKVMEEKRKALVALKQEERKVNLDKELESMQLLSNKKNDDEIFVKLGVEKDKKKEAVEKTKKTKSINEFLKPAEGESYYRSGGRGRGRGRGRGNGGGYGGNNSVSAPSIEDVGQFPSLAAK; encoded by the exons ATGGCTACCGTGAACCCATTTGACCTTTTGGATGATGATGCTGAGGACCCAAGTTTGCTAATTGCTGCTCAGCAGCTAAAGCCGGCGTCTGCACCAGCCAAGAAGGGTCCAGTTCAGGCTCAAGCTAAGCCTGCTGCTAAGTTGCCCTCCAAGCCGGTTCCTCCTTCTCAGGCTG TGAGGGAAGCCAGGAGTGATGGCCAGCGAGGAGGTCGCGGGGGCCCACGTGGAGGAGCCCGTGGTCGTGGCCGTGGACGCGGGTTTAACCAAGAATTTGCTGCTGATGAGGATGCTTTTGGCAGCAATAATGGATTCTCTGGACGGTACAGTGCTCCAGAAGATGGAGAATCAGGAAAGCTCTATGAAAGGAGAGGTGGATACGGTGGATCTCGTGGGGGGTTCCGTGGAGGTCGTCGTGGTGGTTTCAATAACGGGGATGCTACAGAAGGAGAAGGGGAACACCCAAGGAGAGTGTTTGATCGACGAAGTGGAACTGGCCGTGG GAATGAGTTTATTAAACGGGAGGGATCTGGTCGTGGGAATTGGGGAACCACTGCAAATGATATTGCACC GGAGACTGAACAACCTGTTAATGATGGTGAGAAGATTGTCGAGGCTGAGAAACAAGCTGGACAGGAAGATGCTGGAGACACCAATAAGGATTCAACTGCTGCTGAGCCAGAAGAGAAGGAACCTGAGGAGAAG GAAATGACCCTTGAGGAGTATGAGAAGGTAAtggaagagaagaggaaagCTTTGGTGGCTCTAAAGCAAGAGGAAAGAAAGGTTAATTTGGACAAAGAACTTGAATCCATGCAACTTCTCTCAAACAAAAAGAATGATGATGAGATCTTCGTCAAATTG GGTGTGgagaaagataagaaaaaggagGCAGTGGAAAAAACCAAAAAG ACTAAAAGCATAAACGAGTTTCTGAAGCCTGCTGAGGGAGAAAGTTACTACCGCTCTGGTGGCCGTGGTAGGGGCCGTGGCCGCGGAAGAGGTAATGGTGGTGGATATGGTGGAAACAACAGCGTTTCAGCCCCATCCATCGAAGATGTTGGCCAATTTCCCTCCTTGGCTGCCAAGTAA
- the LOC129888740 gene encoding RGG repeats nuclear RNA binding protein A-like isoform X2 encodes MATVNPFDLLDDDAEDPSLLIAAQQLKPASAPAKKGPVQAQAKPAAKLPSKPVPPSQAVREARSDGQRGGRGGPRGGARGRGRGRGFNQEFAADEDAFGSNNGFSGRYSAPEDGESGKLYERRGGYGGSRGGFRGGRRGGFNNGDATEGEGEHPRRVFDRRSGTGRGETEQPVNDGEKIVEAEKQAGQEDAGDTNKDSTAAEPEEKEPEEKEMTLEEYEKVMEEKRKALVALKQEERKVNLDKELESMQLLSNKKNDDEIFVKLGVEKDKKKEAVEKTKKTKSINEFLKPAEGESYYRSGGRGRGRGRGRGNGGGYGGNNSVSAPSIEDVGQFPSLAAK; translated from the exons ATGGCTACCGTGAACCCATTTGACCTTTTGGATGATGATGCTGAGGACCCAAGTTTGCTAATTGCTGCTCAGCAGCTAAAGCCGGCGTCTGCACCAGCCAAGAAGGGTCCAGTTCAGGCTCAAGCTAAGCCTGCTGCTAAGTTGCCCTCCAAGCCGGTTCCTCCTTCTCAGGCTG TGAGGGAAGCCAGGAGTGATGGCCAGCGAGGAGGTCGCGGGGGCCCACGTGGAGGAGCCCGTGGTCGTGGCCGTGGACGCGGGTTTAACCAAGAATTTGCTGCTGATGAGGATGCTTTTGGCAGCAATAATGGATTCTCTGGACGGTACAGTGCTCCAGAAGATGGAGAATCAGGAAAGCTCTATGAAAGGAGAGGTGGATACGGTGGATCTCGTGGGGGGTTCCGTGGAGGTCGTCGTGGTGGTTTCAATAACGGGGATGCTACAGAAGGAGAAGGGGAACACCCAAGGAGAGTGTTTGATCGACGAAGTGGAACTGGCCGTGG GGAGACTGAACAACCTGTTAATGATGGTGAGAAGATTGTCGAGGCTGAGAAACAAGCTGGACAGGAAGATGCTGGAGACACCAATAAGGATTCAACTGCTGCTGAGCCAGAAGAGAAGGAACCTGAGGAGAAG GAAATGACCCTTGAGGAGTATGAGAAGGTAAtggaagagaagaggaaagCTTTGGTGGCTCTAAAGCAAGAGGAAAGAAAGGTTAATTTGGACAAAGAACTTGAATCCATGCAACTTCTCTCAAACAAAAAGAATGATGATGAGATCTTCGTCAAATTG GGTGTGgagaaagataagaaaaaggagGCAGTGGAAAAAACCAAAAAG ACTAAAAGCATAAACGAGTTTCTGAAGCCTGCTGAGGGAGAAAGTTACTACCGCTCTGGTGGCCGTGGTAGGGGCCGTGGCCGCGGAAGAGGTAATGGTGGTGGATATGGTGGAAACAACAGCGTTTCAGCCCCATCCATCGAAGATGTTGGCCAATTTCCCTCCTTGGCTGCCAAGTAA